One Microvirgula aerodenitrificans DSM 15089 DNA window includes the following coding sequences:
- a CDS encoding DUF554 domain-containing protein — MLIGPFVNGSAVVIGGAIGAFLGTRLPERLRTALPQTFGLASMGLGVVLIVKVKFLPAVILALILGAVLGELCCLEAAIGRVGAGARNIVDKFFPPREGLSQEEFVLKFVAILVMFCASGTGIFGAMHEGMTGDASILYVKTILDLFTAAIFATSLGYSVATIAIPQLVIQVGLALGAAMILPLTTPDMMNDFSSVGGMIMLATGLRICGIKVFPVANMLPALFLVMPFSHYWSILF; from the coding sequence ATGCTTATCGGACCCTTTGTCAACGGTTCCGCCGTCGTGATCGGCGGCGCCATCGGGGCCTTCCTCGGCACCCGGCTGCCCGAGCGGCTGCGCACCGCACTACCGCAAACCTTCGGCCTGGCCTCGATGGGCCTCGGCGTCGTACTGATCGTCAAGGTCAAATTCCTGCCGGCAGTGATCCTGGCGCTGATCCTCGGTGCCGTGCTCGGCGAGCTCTGCTGCCTGGAGGCCGCCATTGGTCGGGTGGGCGCCGGGGCCCGCAATATCGTCGACAAGTTCTTCCCGCCGCGCGAGGGGCTGAGCCAGGAAGAGTTCGTGCTCAAGTTCGTCGCCATCCTGGTCATGTTCTGCGCCAGCGGCACCGGCATTTTCGGCGCCATGCACGAAGGCATGACCGGTGACGCGTCGATCCTGTATGTGAAGACCATTCTCGACCTGTTCACCGCGGCCATCTTTGCGACGTCGCTCGGCTACTCGGTTGCCACCATTGCCATTCCGCAACTGGTGATCCAGGTTGGCCTGGCATTGGGCGCAGCCATGATCCTGCCCCTGACTACGCCGGACATGATGAACGACTTCTCGTCGGTCGGCGGGATGATCATGCTGGCCACCGGCCTGCGCATCTGCGGTATCAAGGTGTTCCCGGTCGCCAACATGCTGCCGGCGCTGTTTCTGGTCATGCCGTTCTCGCACTACTGGTCTATCCTGTTCTGA